In Anaerobacillus isosaccharinicus, one genomic interval encodes:
- a CDS encoding CdaR family transcriptional regulator, which yields MKINTITLRPIFAQQIVDKISQAIGYNVNLFDTNGRIVGSTEKNRIHEYHEGAYKAISTCKEVIINDNNKSSYVGSKSGINLPLEWNKKLIGVIGISGPPEEIKRYALITKVTAETMINNTFAKLQNRTEITMKEHLIHNIIYHSEENNYPIKQQASLLGIDLSSPKVAILVDLETFETYKESKKYIDQVLQCIDFVFAGKNDYLQAYIGDSKFIVFVPINKVTSLDVNRMYFTRIANHINDILAQTFDCKITIGIGSLCQSKCSLKNSFEEALEAITIGLDQSINNVFFADDLGLDLLLKNIPQKTINNFFHNMVGNNPIYKIFDDTLVNTLEEFFNHNLNISETARALFIHRNTLLYRLEKVFKLTNKDPRSFLEAIELKVLLSLGKVNEREKPLKEVTME from the coding sequence GTGAAGATAAATACAATAACTCTAAGACCAATTTTTGCTCAACAAATCGTAGATAAGATTTCTCAGGCTATTGGCTATAATGTTAATTTGTTTGATACGAATGGCCGTATTGTCGGGAGTACAGAAAAAAATAGAATTCATGAGTATCATGAAGGTGCCTATAAAGCAATTAGCACTTGTAAAGAAGTAATTATCAATGACAATAATAAAAGTTCTTACGTCGGTTCAAAGAGTGGCATCAATCTTCCACTTGAATGGAATAAAAAGCTTATTGGTGTAATCGGTATCTCTGGTCCGCCTGAAGAAATTAAAAGATATGCATTAATCACTAAAGTAACTGCTGAAACAATGATTAATAACACTTTTGCCAAATTACAAAACAGAACAGAAATAACAATGAAAGAGCATCTTATTCATAATATTATCTATCATTCAGAAGAAAATAACTATCCAATTAAACAACAAGCTTCCCTTTTAGGTATCGATTTAAGTTCTCCAAAAGTTGCAATTTTGGTTGATCTCGAAACGTTTGAAACTTATAAAGAAAGTAAAAAGTATATTGATCAAGTTTTACAATGTATCGACTTCGTTTTTGCCGGAAAAAATGATTATCTTCAAGCATATATTGGTGATTCAAAATTTATAGTATTTGTACCTATCAATAAAGTTACATCACTTGACGTAAATCGAATGTATTTCACTAGAATTGCTAATCATATCAATGATATTCTTGCACAAACATTTGATTGTAAAATCACTATTGGAATAGGTTCATTATGCCAAAGTAAATGTTCATTAAAAAATAGCTTTGAAGAAGCATTAGAAGCTATTACAATCGGATTAGACCAATCTATAAATAATGTTTTTTTTGCTGACGACTTAGGCTTAGATTTACTTTTAAAAAATATCCCGCAAAAAACAATTAATAATTTTTTTCACAATATGGTAGGTAATAATCCGATTTATAAAATTTTTGATGATACATTAGTAAATACTTTAGAAGAATTTTTTAACCATAATTTAAATATTAGTGAAACTGCCAGGGCTTTATTTATCCATCGAAATACGCTGCTGTATAGATTGGAAAAAGTCTTTAAATTAACTAATAAAGATCCCCGTTCTTTTTTAGAGGCAATTGAACTGAAAGTTTTACTCTCACTTGGAAAAGTTAATGAAAGAGAAAAACCATTAAAAGAAGTTACTATGGAGTAA
- a CDS encoding LytR/AlgR family response regulator transcription factor: MLLQVMIVDDESHICMELEYTLKQFKELEIIGICSSTEDALEVISQSKPDIILLDISMPGMDGIKLGRYLKKIEDPPYIIYITAYEEYAVDAFKIGAKGYLLKPFSDEDINEIIRYAINELGERKTPIIERKKLFTRISGELDGKFYLLDQEDITMAYAQQRNVYFKANGKDYKTHFLLSELEKNLNPNMFFRCHRGYVINLYKIKEITPWFNNTYLLKMDDQSEAPVSRNFIKELKSIIGL; encoded by the coding sequence TTGTTATTACAAGTTATGATCGTAGATGATGAAAGTCACATATGTATGGAGCTTGAATATACTTTAAAACAATTTAAGGAATTAGAGATTATAGGTATTTGTTCGAGTACTGAAGATGCTCTAGAAGTTATTAGTCAATCAAAACCAGATATTATTCTTTTGGATATTTCTATGCCAGGGATGGACGGAATTAAACTAGGACGCTATCTAAAAAAAATTGAAGACCCACCTTATATTATTTACATTACTGCGTATGAAGAATATGCAGTTGATGCATTTAAGATTGGTGCAAAGGGTTATCTTCTAAAACCTTTTTCAGATGAAGATATTAATGAGATTATTCGCTATGCTATTAATGAATTAGGTGAACGAAAAACTCCAATAATTGAAAGAAAAAAACTGTTTACCCGCATCAGCGGTGAATTGGATGGTAAATTTTATCTGTTAGACCAAGAAGACATTACGATGGCATATGCACAACAAAGAAATGTTTATTTTAAGGCTAACGGAAAAGACTATAAAACACATTTCCTTCTATCTGAATTAGAAAAAAACCTAAATCCAAATATGTTCTTTAGATGCCATCGTGGTTATGTTATAAATTTATATAAAATTAAAGAAATTACTCCTTGGTTTAACAATACTTACCTATTAAAAATGGATGACCAATCCGAAGCGCCAGTAAGTAGAAATTTTATAAAAGAGCTTAAAAGTATTATTGGGTTGTGA
- a CDS encoding sensor histidine kinase — translation MSVIKLLIRMNPKKAQELIVNLAAFFRKTLKNNDDLLPFSEEMQIINLYLSIQKARFGDKLALDIQINNHCLDIPFPTFVLQQLVENSMNHGFNGNTSIMNLFISAHIEKNQFSVQLRDNGSGFPERIIEAVKSDTKDETMGIGLTNIKRRLKSLYGENYVFELKNTAKGSLVIIKIPCEQGRT, via the coding sequence GTGAGTGTAATTAAATTACTTATTAGAATGAATCCTAAAAAAGCTCAAGAATTAATCGTCAACTTAGCAGCTTTTTTTAGAAAAACTTTAAAAAATAATGATGATTTACTTCCCTTTTCGGAGGAAATGCAAATAATTAACTTATATTTATCAATTCAAAAGGCTCGTTTTGGTGATAAATTAGCCTTAGATATCCAAATCAATAATCATTGTTTAGATATTCCATTTCCAACATTTGTATTACAGCAACTTGTTGAAAATTCAATGAACCATGGTTTTAACGGTAATACCAGCATTATGAATTTATTTATATCCGCGCATATTGAAAAAAATCAATTTAGTGTTCAACTAAGGGATAATGGTTCTGGATTTCCAGAAAGAATTATTGAAGCTGTAAAGTCTGACACCAAAGATGAAACTATGGGGATAGGTCTTACAAATATTAAGAGACGCTTAAAAAGTTTATATGGAGAAAATTACGTTTTCGAATTGAAAAATACAGCCAAGGGTAGTTTGGTTATAATTAAAATTCCGTGTGAACAAGGGAGGACTTAA
- a CDS encoding IS4 family transposase: protein MDKITRKTSFGQWFSPINLELFDDQVKTLKLDFYTKKLTTESFLKLLLYAQLEEVESLHALSDCLFDDQLQKGVNLDSISISQLSRRLNGMNPDLFQRLFLDLVSKIHAKTHYTKLIMPLKIIDSSTLPLNLTNHKWAKFRKTKAGVKLHLRLVFMEKGISYPEKAVITTAKEHDRGQLEIMVDDRECMYVFDRGYLDYERFDRMTDEGYFFLSRLRKNAVIREVYEFKLPESSAVLSDQMILIGTPQKRAENYFRLLKVIDSKGNELHLITNRFDLSAEEISEMYKSRWAIELFFKWIKQHLSIKKFYGQSEWAIHNQVFIALIVFCLHVLAQHETKSKRKTLQISRYLKAALWKPAHIWLRKIEGKAVP, encoded by the coding sequence ATGGATAAGATTACACGAAAAACTTCATTTGGACAATGGTTTTCACCAATAAATCTCGAATTATTTGATGATCAGGTGAAAACATTGAAATTAGATTTCTACACGAAAAAACTTACGACGGAATCATTTTTAAAATTATTACTCTACGCCCAGCTCGAAGAAGTAGAAAGTCTTCATGCGCTGAGTGACTGTCTTTTTGATGACCAGCTTCAAAAAGGTGTCAACCTTGATTCGATCAGTATCTCTCAGCTCTCACGGCGTTTGAATGGCATGAATCCAGATCTATTTCAAAGGCTTTTTCTGGATTTAGTCTCGAAAATCCATGCGAAAACACACTACACCAAGCTAATCATGCCGCTAAAGATCATTGATTCAAGCACATTGCCACTTAATTTAACCAATCACAAATGGGCAAAGTTCCGCAAAACAAAAGCGGGGGTAAAGCTACATTTGCGCCTTGTTTTTATGGAAAAAGGGATTTCCTACCCTGAAAAGGCTGTGATAACAACGGCAAAGGAACATGATCGTGGTCAACTAGAAATCATGGTAGATGACAGAGAATGCATGTATGTATTTGACCGCGGTTATCTTGATTATGAGCGCTTTGATCGCATGACTGATGAAGGCTACTTTTTTCTTTCTAGACTACGTAAAAACGCAGTTATACGGGAAGTTTACGAATTTAAACTCCCAGAAAGTTCGGCTGTTTTATCGGATCAAATGATCTTAATTGGAACACCACAAAAACGTGCTGAAAACTACTTTCGCCTTTTAAAAGTAATTGATTCAAAAGGAAATGAACTTCATTTAATCACAAATCGGTTTGATTTAAGTGCTGAAGAAATTTCTGAGATGTATAAGTCACGTTGGGCGATTGAGTTGTTTTTCAAATGGATCAAACAGCATCTCAGCATCAAAAAGTTCTACGGTCAAAGCGAATGGGCAATCCACAATCAAGTGTTTATCGCATTAATTGTTTTTTGCCTACATGTTCTAGCTCAGCACGAAACGAAAAGCAAGCGAAAAACCTTACAAATTAGTCGCTACTTAAAAGCGGCCTTGTGGAAGCCAGCACATATCTGGCTTCGAAAAATTGAAGGAAAAGCCGTTCCATAA
- a CDS encoding LytS/YhcK type 5TM receptor domain-containing protein, with protein sequence MKLHFFIESIKIVAVICLLAYPLTLRRSSLIDPSSKEKGVFILIFGGLSILGNILGQETVNGDILNSRIVGPVIGGIIGGPTVGVLSGLIGGIHRYTMGGFTIVPDLIGNILAGLIGGLVYLKIGKKGTSFIIAFLTGVAAELLHKLLVLWLAKPTIIAEVVVGMYGLNSIFVNSLGIALFLGFVKNIQSNKDIYGANYAEKALDIAKQTLTILKRGFNEKTAETIVKIIYSVSTFDGVAISNQSKYLAFMGTGCEAHQIGKPISSTLAKNVNQMLLSNNVFTANITDELHCKGNCQLNYVAITPLICNKEIIGFLKVYKIKQAINLTELKLVTGLAELLSLQLNNVRLDEQNRLLERAEYSALKSQVNPHFLFNSLSVIH encoded by the coding sequence TTGAAATTACATTTTTTCATAGAGAGCATTAAAATAGTGGCAGTTATTTGTTTATTAGCCTATCCTTTAACACTAAGACGCTCGTCTCTTATAGACCCATCTTCAAAAGAAAAAGGGGTATTTATTTTAATTTTTGGTGGCCTCTCTATTTTAGGAAATATTTTAGGCCAAGAGACTGTTAATGGTGATATATTAAATAGTAGAATAGTGGGACCCGTTATTGGTGGAATTATTGGAGGGCCAACGGTTGGAGTATTGTCTGGCCTGATTGGTGGCATTCACCGATATACTATGGGTGGATTTACAATTGTCCCTGATTTGATAGGGAATATTTTAGCAGGTCTCATAGGTGGACTAGTCTATTTAAAGATTGGTAAAAAAGGTACCTCCTTTATAATTGCCTTCCTGACAGGGGTAGCCGCTGAATTGCTACATAAATTACTAGTCTTATGGTTAGCTAAACCTACAATTATTGCTGAGGTCGTTGTAGGAATGTATGGTCTTAATTCAATTTTTGTAAATTCTTTAGGGATTGCGCTCTTCCTAGGTTTTGTGAAAAATATTCAATCTAATAAGGATATATATGGAGCGAACTATGCAGAAAAAGCATTGGATATTGCCAAACAAACGTTAACTATTTTAAAAAGAGGATTTAATGAAAAAACAGCTGAAACAATTGTAAAAATAATTTATTCTGTAAGTACATTTGATGGTGTAGCTATATCTAATCAAAGTAAATATCTAGCCTTTATGGGAACTGGTTGTGAGGCACATCAGATAGGAAAACCAATTAGTTCTACACTTGCTAAAAATGTAAATCAAATGCTCTTAAGTAATAATGTTTTTACAGCTAATATCACAGACGAATTGCACTGTAAAGGAAACTGTCAATTAAATTATGTAGCTATTACTCCACTAATATGTAACAAAGAGATTATCGGTTTCTTGAAAGTATATAAAATAAAACAAGCAATTAATCTAACAGAATTAAAGCTCGTCACTGGTCTAGCTGAATTACTAAGTCTACAATTAAATAACGTTCGATTAGATGAACAAAATAGATTACTAGAAAGAGCAGAATATTCAGCCTTAAAGTCTCAAGTAAATCCCCACTTTTTGTTTAATTCATTAAGTGTAATTCACTAG